A single genomic interval of bacterium harbors:
- a CDS encoding leucine-rich repeat domain-containing protein, producing MNWMLCVLVLCAVTSSAITPDYTYITNNGSITITGYIGTNTAVTITNKINGLTVSCIGDSSFQYKTSLTSVTIPSSVVRIGNSAFSTCYNLTNVTFGSNVSTIGNDAFYYCPGLAQVQIPNSVTNIGDRSFKSCYGIGPSVQISSNVNYIGPYAFADCGQLVTITVNAVNSRYSSTNGVLFNSNKTTLIQYPGGKGGTYVVPNSVTRIEDGAFYSCQNLSNVIIGTNATTIGANAFYYCGLTNISIGTNVYSIGDTAFYQCSSLIFITIPSGVTNIGYCAFKRCDSLAVISVDPQNHYYSSTNGILFDKGMTLLIQCPAKGNVSDYAIPDGVTNIANYAFYDPARNQLMQHQLYKKVTR from the coding sequence ATGAATTGGATGTTGTGTGTACTGGTCTTGTGTGCAGTTACATCATCGGCAATAACCCCGGACTACACTTACATAACCAATAATGGATCAATCACGATCACGGGGTACATTGGTACAAATACTGCCGTGACTATCACGAATAAGATCAACGGATTGACGGTTTCTTGCATCGGGGATTCATCATTTCAATACAAGACCTCACTTACAAGTGTGACGATCCCGAGTAGTGTTGTCAGAATTGGTAATAGTGCATTCTCTACCTGTTACAATTTGACAAACGTTACATTTGGTAGCAACGTTTCAACGATCGGAAATGATGCGTTCTATTACTGTCCCGGCTTAGCTCAAGTGCAGATCCCAAATAGTGTCACAAATATTGGGGATCGATCCTTTAAAAGTTGCTACGGCATTGGTCCTTCTGTCCAAATATCTAGCAATGTTAATTATATTGGGCCATATGCTTTTGCAGATTGCGGGCAGCTTGTCACAATAACGGTCAATGCAGTCAATAGCCGTTATAGCAGCACGAATGGTGTTTTGTTTAATTCTAACAAAACTACTCTCATTCAGTATCCAGGCGGAAAAGGAGGTACCTATGTGGTCCCCAACAGTGTAACCAGAATTGAAGATGGAGCATTCTATAGTTGCCAAAATCTTTCCAATGTCATAATTGGCACTAACGCTACCACAATTGGTGCTAATGCCTTTTACTACTGTGGCCTGACAAATATCTCGATCGGCACAAATGTTTACAGCATTGGGGACACCGCGTTTTATCAATGCAGTAGCCTAATCTTCATTACGATCCCATCGGGCGTAACAAATATTGGATATTGTGCTTTTAAAAGGTGCGACAGCTTGGCGGTCATATCGGTTGACCCGCAAAATCATTACTACAGTAGTACGAATGGAATTTTGTTTGATAAGGGAATGACTTTGTTGATTCAGTGTCCTGCTAAGGGGAATGTAAGTGACTACGCGATTCCCGACGGCGTCACAAATATTGCTAATTATGCCTTTTATGACCCCGCGCGCAACCAGCTAATGCAACACCAGTTGTATAAAAAGGTCACGCGGTAA